The following are encoded together in the Arcobacter aquimarinus genome:
- the leuS gene encoding leucine--tRNA ligase, whose amino-acid sequence MEYISKDIEKKWQNFWSENQSFEPSDDLTKEKKYILSMFPYPSGRIHMGHVRNYCLGDAFARHFRKSNFNVLHPIGWDSFGMPAENAAIKHKLHPKKWTYENIDYMRDELKALGLSFSETREFATSDELYTKWEQEFIIKMYEAGIIYRKSATVNWCPHDLTVLANEQLEDGCCWRCGTQVVQKEMPGYYVGITKYAQELLDDLELLKNDWPSQVLTMQENWIGRSEGLEFKFELSIESKAKLERTFSKYFVFTTRPDTIYGVSYSALAPEHPIVKYIVENNLLPEKKIKAIKDMQKVPERDRAIQEKEGVCLEIEVMHPLTGEKIPVWVANFVLASYGGGAVMAVPAHDQRDFEFAKKYDLPIKQVIVGTEGVIANPTEAFTGEGTLINSESFTGLPNIKAKKAIIYHFEQNSLGIKQVNFKLRDWGVSRQRYWGAPVPFIHCDDCGLVPEKIENLPVALPDDVEITGEGNPLDSHPTWKHCSCPKCGKPAIRETDTLDTFVQSSWYFLRYATNPKVWNESGISKSDSDYWMDVDQYIGGIEHAILHLLYARFFTKVLRDLGYTNSTEPFKRLLTQGMVLKDGAKMSKSKGNVVDPDLIVEKYGADTARLFMMFAAPPTKELEWNDSAVDGAYRFIKKFFERAENVTTSSVKELENINHSSLNKEEKEARKKVYEALLKSNEVFTKTYTFNTLIASSMEALNALQAQKNELVWAEGYYILTNILEPIIPHACWELSKKLFELKNFDGKIEIKEEVFALESIVLAVTINGKKRCEIEVAPDASKEEILATAKTASAKWLGNSELVKEIVVPNKLVNFVIKG is encoded by the coding sequence ATGGAATATATTTCAAAAGATATTGAAAAAAAATGGCAAAATTTTTGGAGCGAAAACCAATCTTTTGAACCAAGTGATGATTTAACTAAAGAGAAAAAATATATTTTAAGTATGTTCCCATATCCAAGTGGTAGAATCCATATGGGGCATGTTAGAAATTATTGTTTAGGTGATGCTTTTGCTAGACATTTTAGAAAATCAAATTTTAATGTTTTACATCCAATTGGATGGGATAGTTTTGGAATGCCAGCTGAAAATGCAGCGATAAAACATAAACTTCATCCAAAAAAATGGACTTATGAAAATATTGATTATATGAGAGATGAGTTAAAAGCTTTAGGTTTATCTTTTAGTGAAACAAGAGAGTTTGCAACAAGTGATGAACTTTATACAAAATGGGAACAAGAGTTTATCATTAAAATGTATGAAGCTGGAATCATTTATAGAAAATCAGCAACAGTAAATTGGTGTCCACATGATTTAACAGTTTTAGCAAATGAGCAGTTAGAAGATGGTTGTTGTTGGAGATGTGGAACACAAGTTGTTCAAAAAGAGATGCCAGGATATTATGTAGGAATTACAAAATATGCTCAAGAGTTACTTGATGATTTAGAATTACTAAAAAATGATTGGCCAAGCCAAGTTTTAACAATGCAAGAAAATTGGATTGGAAGAAGTGAAGGCTTAGAGTTTAAGTTTGAATTATCTATAGAATCAAAAGCAAAATTAGAAAGAACATTTAGTAAATATTTTGTATTTACAACTCGTCCGGATACAATTTATGGAGTTTCATATTCAGCTCTTGCACCTGAGCATCCAATCGTAAAATATATAGTTGAAAATAATCTTTTACCAGAAAAAAAGATAAAAGCAATCAAAGATATGCAAAAAGTTCCTGAAAGAGATAGAGCTATTCAAGAAAAAGAAGGTGTTTGTCTTGAAATAGAGGTTATGCATCCATTAACAGGTGAAAAAATTCCTGTTTGGGTTGCTAACTTTGTTTTAGCTTCTTATGGTGGAGGAGCTGTTATGGCTGTTCCTGCACATGATCAAAGGGATTTTGAGTTTGCTAAGAAATATGATTTGCCAATTAAACAAGTAATTGTAGGAACTGAAGGAGTTATAGCTAATCCGACAGAAGCATTTACAGGTGAAGGAACTTTAATCAATAGTGAAAGTTTTACAGGATTACCAAATATAAAAGCTAAAAAAGCAATTATTTATCACTTCGAACAAAACTCTTTAGGAATTAAACAAGTTAATTTTAAGCTTAGAGATTGGGGTGTTTCAAGACAAAGATATTGGGGTGCTCCTGTTCCATTTATTCATTGTGATGATTGTGGATTAGTTCCTGAAAAAATTGAAAATTTACCAGTTGCATTGCCTGATGATGTAGAAATTACTGGAGAAGGAAATCCTTTAGATTCTCATCCTACTTGGAAACATTGTTCATGTCCAAAATGTGGTAAACCAGCAATTAGAGAAACAGATACATTAGATACATTTGTTCAATCTTCTTGGTATTTTTTAAGATATGCAACAAATCCAAAGGTTTGGAATGAATCAGGAATTTCAAAATCTGATAGTGATTATTGGATGGATGTTGACCAATATATTGGTGGAATAGAACATGCAATTTTACACCTTTTATATGCAAGATTTTTTACAAAAGTTTTAAGGGATTTAGGTTATACAAATTCTACAGAACCATTTAAAAGATTATTAACACAAGGAATGGTTTTAAAAGATGGTGCAAAAATGTCTAAATCAAAAGGAAATGTTGTAGATCCTGATTTAATTGTAGAAAAATATGGAGCTGATACTGCAAGATTATTTATGATGTTTGCAGCTCCGCCAACAAAAGAACTTGAATGGAATGATAGTGCGGTTGATGGTGCTTATAGATTTATTAAAAAATTCTTTGAAAGAGCAGAAAATGTAACAACTTCATCTGTAAAAGAACTTGAAAATATTAATCATTCATCTTTAAATAAAGAAGAGAAAGAAGCAAGAAAAAAAGTTTATGAAGCATTATTAAAATCAAATGAAGTATTTACAAAAACTTATACTTTTAATACATTAATTGCTTCTTCAATGGAAGCTTTAAATGCTTTACAAGCACAAAAAAATGAACTAGTTTGGGCGGAAGGTTATTATATTTTAACAAATATTTTAGAGCCAATTATTCCTCATGCTTGTTGGGAATTATCAAAAAAATTATTTGAATTAAAAAATTTTGATGGAAAAATAGAGATTAAAGAAGAAGTTTTTGCTTTAGAATCTATAGTTTTAGCAGTTACTATAAATGGTAAAAAAAGATGTGAAATTGAAGTAGCACCTGATGCTTCAAAAGAGGAAATTTTAGCTACTGCAAAAACTGCATCAGCTAAATGGTTAGGAAATAGTGAATTAGTAAAAGAGATAGTTGTTCCTAATAAATTAGTTAATTTTGTAATTAAAGGATAA
- the lptE gene encoding LPS assembly lipoprotein LptE, which produces MYIYKNLPFLVFTFIFAFLFSACGYKPSSYYAKQEMQGNVFVKLQVSLEDPKNSVLVKDAVNKILIQKLDSRIVNDINNADVIMNLAISSVSITALQYDKEGYNQLYKAVVVISVNYFRKDNGIKKSFTVDGEYDFSIGGETVITETQRFNAITNASNKAVDEILSKIAVSSFK; this is translated from the coding sequence ATGTATATTTATAAAAATTTACCTTTTCTTGTTTTTACATTCATTTTTGCTTTTTTATTTAGTGCTTGTGGATATAAACCATCTAGTTATTATGCAAAGCAAGAGATGCAAGGTAATGTTTTTGTAAAACTACAAGTTAGTTTGGAAGATCCAAAAAACTCTGTTTTGGTAAAAGATGCTGTAAATAAAATCTTAATTCAAAAATTAGATTCAAGAATAGTAAATGACATAAATAATGCAGATGTTATTATGAATTTAGCTATTAGTAGTGTAAGTATTACAGCTTTACAGTATGATAAAGAAGGATATAATCAACTTTATAAAGCTGTAGTTGTTATTAGTGTTAATTATTTTAGAAAAGATAATGGAATAAAAAAATCTTTTACAGTTGATGGAGAGTATGACTTCTCAATTGGAGGTGAAACAGTTATTACAGAAACTCAGAGATTTAATGCAATTACTAATGCTTCAAATAAAGCTGTAGATGAAATTTTATCAAAAATCGCTGTTTCGTCATTTAAATAA
- a CDS encoding Mur ligase family protein, with the protein MQLDLKKATLKEFLEHKTLYYDKIDFSYIKSSWTILSSKMKLPFVIHIVGTNGKGSTGRFLAHYLNKKKFNVLHYSSPHIMKFNERIWINGFDVSDEKLEIAHQFLQKLYEVELLEKLTYFEYTTLLAFYLSKDFDYLVLEAGLGGEFDATNVVPNDISLVTTIGLDHQNFLGNSVEKIATTKMRSVDNKMLVGYQLFDSVIKTAYEVKEQILKERDKNIEIIELKEFDKYEINPKFATYLKRNLHLVIACLNELKIPVDLKLFDDTPLFGRCQRILPNVTIDVGHNPLAAQVLVKEFENKKINLIYNSYGDKDYKSVLEILKPIIKSITIIELNDKRIVKKEELQQVIYELNLTKQEEIKIEKNEEYLVFGSFLVVEKFLSLIGYDGNS; encoded by the coding sequence ATGCAATTAGATTTAAAAAAAGCAACTTTAAAAGAGTTTTTAGAACATAAAACTCTTTATTATGACAAGATAGATTTTAGTTATATAAAATCTTCTTGGACTATTTTATCTTCTAAAATGAAACTTCCTTTTGTTATTCATATTGTTGGGACAAATGGAAAGGGAAGTACAGGAAGATTTTTAGCTCACTATTTAAATAAAAAAAAGTTTAATGTTTTACACTATAGCTCTCCACATATTATGAAATTTAATGAAAGAATCTGGATAAATGGATTTGATGTTAGTGATGAAAAATTAGAAATTGCTCATCAATTTTTGCAAAAGTTATATGAAGTAGAACTTTTAGAAAAATTAACATATTTTGAATATACCACTTTGTTAGCATTTTATTTATCAAAAGATTTTGATTATTTAGTTTTAGAAGCAGGACTTGGTGGTGAGTTTGATGCAACAAATGTTGTACCAAATGATATTTCATTAGTTACAACAATTGGACTTGACCATCAAAATTTTTTAGGAAATAGTGTTGAAAAAATAGCAACTACAAAAATGCGTTCAGTTGATAATAAAATGCTAGTTGGTTATCAACTTTTTGATAGTGTTATTAAAACAGCTTATGAAGTAAAAGAACAGATTTTAAAAGAAAGAGATAAAAATATAGAAATTATTGAATTAAAAGAGTTTGATAAATATGAAATAAATCCAAAATTTGCCACTTATCTAAAACGAAATTTACATTTAGTAATTGCTTGTTTAAATGAACTAAAAATTCCAGTTGATTTAAAGCTTTTTGATGATACTCCACTTTTTGGAAGATGTCAAAGAATATTGCCAAATGTAACTATTGATGTAGGACATAATCCACTAGCTGCACAAGTTTTAGTAAAAGAGTTTGAAAATAAAAAAATAAATCTTATTTACAACTCTTATGGAGATAAAGATTATAAAAGTGTATTAGAAATTTTAAAACCAATAATAAAAAGTATAACTATTATTGAATTAAATGATAAAAGAATAGTAAAAAAAGAAGAGTTACAACAAGTAATATATGAACTAAATTTAACAAAACAAGAAGAAATAAAAATAGAAAAAAATGAAGAATATTTAGTTTTTGGTTCATTTTTAGTTGTAGAAAAATTTTTGTCTTTGATTGGTTATGATGGAAACTCTTGA